The following proteins are co-located in the Bordetella bronchialis genome:
- a CDS encoding glycosyltransferase, with protein sequence MKILVVTYGTEGDTRPLAALCRGLRDAGHDASLLADRSTLGSAAALGVPAQPLSGDMRAALEPGAVLSSAVARKAGFKRTAQALAWIANAHTRDWMREVKAASEGCDVLVFSGLAAFVGVSVAEYRGIKAIGAGFIPITPTKAFPSPFLPPGALPRWLNRLSHRFANAMLWRVFRDATNAARAEICGLPPRRAVWTAHPMLYGVSPSLVGRPADWPANALACGQWKMADPLWTPPAALQAFLDAGEPPMYIGFGSMAGFDPAEMASMLIAAAGGRRVLFYPGWSGIDASGLPGNFFVLGDTPHGWLFPRTSLVVHHGGAGTTHSAAAAGVPAVVVPFAADQFFWADRLWRLGVAARPLPGARLSSAGLARAIACADGADVKARAGALGRRMAREQGVADAVATIERWVATGDGEDPLGVQPARA encoded by the coding sequence ATGAAAATCCTGGTGGTGACGTATGGAACGGAAGGCGACACGCGGCCCCTGGCCGCGCTGTGTCGCGGCTTGCGTGACGCGGGGCACGATGCCAGCCTGCTGGCGGACCGGTCGACGCTGGGCTCCGCCGCGGCGCTGGGCGTGCCCGCGCAGCCATTGTCCGGCGATATGCGCGCGGCCCTGGAGCCCGGCGCGGTGCTGTCTTCCGCCGTCGCGCGAAAGGCGGGCTTCAAGCGCACCGCGCAGGCATTGGCATGGATCGCCAATGCGCATACGCGGGATTGGATGCGGGAAGTCAAGGCGGCTTCGGAGGGCTGCGATGTCCTGGTCTTTTCCGGCCTGGCGGCCTTTGTCGGCGTGTCGGTTGCCGAATACCGCGGCATCAAGGCGATAGGCGCGGGCTTCATTCCCATCACGCCCACCAAGGCGTTTCCTTCGCCCTTCCTGCCGCCCGGCGCCTTGCCGCGCTGGTTGAACCGGCTCAGCCATCGATTCGCCAATGCCATGTTGTGGCGGGTTTTCCGCGACGCCACCAATGCCGCGCGCGCCGAGATCTGCGGGCTGCCGCCCCGGCGCGCGGTATGGACCGCGCATCCTATGCTCTATGGCGTATCGCCCAGCCTGGTGGGACGTCCCGCGGACTGGCCGGCCAACGCCCTGGCCTGCGGCCAATGGAAGATGGCCGATCCCTTATGGACGCCGCCGGCCGCCTTGCAGGCTTTCCTGGACGCTGGAGAGCCGCCCATGTATATCGGCTTCGGCAGCATGGCCGGATTCGATCCCGCCGAGATGGCATCGATGCTGATCGCCGCGGCGGGCGGCCGGCGTGTGCTGTTCTACCCGGGATGGAGCGGCATCGACGCCAGCGGCTTGCCGGGCAATTTCTTCGTCCTGGGCGATACGCCGCACGGCTGGCTTTTTCCGCGCACCTCGCTGGTCGTCCACCATGGGGGCGCGGGCACCACGCACTCGGCAGCGGCCGCGGGCGTACCGGCCGTGGTCGTGCCTTTCGCCGCGGACCAGTTCTTCTGGGCCGACAGGCTATGGCGCCTGGGCGTGGCGGCAAGGCCGCTGCCGGGCGCGCGCCTGAGCAGCGCGGGACTGGCGCGGGCCATTGCCTGCGCCGACGGCGCGGACGTAAAGGCGCGGGCCGGCGCGCTGGGACGGCGGATGGCGCGCGAGCAGGGCGTGGCGGACGCGGTCGCGACGATCGAGCGATGGGTAGCGACGGGTGACGGCGAAGACCCGCTGGGCGTTCAGCCCGCGCGGGCGTAG
- a CDS encoding TetR/AcrR family transcriptional regulator, with protein MASLTDKPGRRDRKRAWMLAHLSATGARLFEERGYESVTMEQIAAQADVAKRTLYNHFPTKEALLAHWVDAQLERDLAGLRDDIAKRRTFLSRVSCILDASAQWCEAHPAYLKAYLEHRFLAIGSEPRPGDGQTGDIAIVWRQLIAAGQQAGELRTDFPADQLASSYHHLYLGALLRWLHRPGLALRKEFAAITRLFLQGAGARPESPGPAAAGATGSKTARRTRKA; from the coding sequence ATGGCAAGCCTGACGGATAAGCCCGGACGCCGGGACCGCAAACGCGCGTGGATGCTCGCGCACTTGTCGGCCACCGGCGCGCGCCTGTTCGAAGAGCGCGGCTACGAATCCGTGACCATGGAACAGATCGCCGCGCAGGCGGATGTCGCCAAGCGCACGCTGTACAACCACTTCCCCACCAAGGAAGCGTTGCTGGCACACTGGGTGGACGCGCAGCTGGAACGCGATCTGGCCGGCCTGCGCGACGACATCGCCAAGCGCCGCACCTTCCTGTCCCGGGTATCCTGCATCCTGGACGCATCGGCGCAATGGTGCGAGGCCCATCCCGCATATCTGAAGGCCTATCTCGAACATCGGTTCCTGGCCATCGGCAGCGAGCCCAGGCCTGGGGACGGCCAGACGGGCGATATCGCGATCGTCTGGCGCCAGCTCATTGCCGCGGGCCAGCAGGCCGGCGAGCTTCGCACGGACTTCCCGGCCGACCAGCTCGCCTCCAGCTATCATCATCTGTACCTGGGCGCGTTGCTCAGGTGGCTGCACCGGCCAGGGCTGGCGCTGCGCAAGGAATTCGCCGCCATCACCCGGCTTTTCCTGCAAGGTGCCGGCGCCAGGCCGGAATCGCCGGGGCCGGCCGCCGCCGGCGCGACCGGAAGCAAGACGGCACGGCGTACGCGAAAGGCGTGA
- a CDS encoding LysR family transcriptional regulator — MTKNINLDYLRTFVLVVEHGSFSAAAERLDISQPAVSLQIRQLERSLGATLIERVGRRTRPTAAGADLLSHAARVESAVAAAVQAVARRAHGPTGRVRLGTGATACIFLLPPLLKDLRQRFPNLEITVATGNTPDIVKSIEENVLDIGLVTMPAAGRALEVTPVLKDEFLLLAPAGMSLPARITAEALSRKPVLLFEPGGNTRRIADEWFGRSGIDLRPVMSLGSVEAIKGLVAAGLGCAILPGMAVPRQAQRHDVVARPLSPRLYRKLAVVIRRDKRLHSGLNEAYRALKGLANPSPADPAIRP; from the coding sequence TTGACCAAGAACATCAACCTGGATTACCTGCGCACCTTCGTGCTGGTCGTGGAACATGGCAGCTTCTCGGCCGCCGCCGAACGGCTGGACATTTCCCAGCCGGCGGTCAGCCTGCAGATCCGCCAGCTGGAGCGCAGCCTGGGTGCCACGCTGATCGAGCGGGTCGGGCGCCGCACACGGCCGACGGCCGCCGGCGCGGACCTGCTCTCGCACGCCGCGCGCGTCGAAAGCGCCGTGGCGGCGGCCGTCCAGGCCGTGGCCCGGCGTGCCCACGGGCCCACCGGGCGGGTGCGCCTGGGCACGGGCGCCACGGCCTGCATCTTCCTGCTTCCGCCCCTGCTGAAGGACTTGCGGCAACGGTTCCCCAATCTGGAAATCACCGTCGCGACCGGCAACACGCCGGACATCGTCAAGAGCATCGAGGAAAACGTGCTGGACATCGGCCTGGTGACCATGCCCGCCGCCGGCCGCGCGCTGGAGGTCACGCCGGTGCTCAAGGATGAGTTCCTGCTCCTTGCGCCGGCCGGCATGTCCTTGCCCGCCAGGATCACGGCGGAGGCCCTGTCCCGCAAGCCGGTGCTGCTGTTCGAGCCCGGCGGCAACACCCGCCGCATCGCCGACGAGTGGTTCGGCCGAAGCGGCATCGATCTCCGTCCCGTGATGTCGCTGGGCAGCGTGGAAGCCATCAAGGGCCTGGTCGCCGCCGGCCTGGGCTGCGCCATCCTGCCCGGCATGGCGGTACCCCGGCAGGCGCAGCGGCACGATGTCGTGGCGCGCCCGCTCAGCCCCCGGCTATACCGCAAACTGGCTGTCGTCATAAGGCGCGACAAGCGTCTGCACAGCGGCCTGAACGAAGCCTATCGCGCATTGAAGGGCCTGGCGAACCCGTCCCCGGCCGATCCGGCGATCCGACCCTAG
- a CDS encoding SDR family oxidoreductase — protein MPTISGSVIVLTGASSGIGHGTALAYAREGATLVLAARDTPALQAVAAACRHAGVPALAVPTDVTDPEQVRSLADTAIREFGHIDVWINNVGTGAVGRFDQVPVQAHRRVIEANLLGHLYGCHAVLPHFRQRRRGVLINMISIGGWTATPYAASYAASKFALRGFTESLRAELADVPDVAVCELYPTFVDTPGMRHGANYSGKHLRPASPMLDPREVAAALVALARRPRPSTMLGSVAWPARLAHTVAPDLSAGITRRVMDGAFKAAKPAPVGDGNLFAPSTGHAIDGGFRRGVRGPGKLLKLGALAVAALAMWRAL, from the coding sequence ATGCCAACGATCTCCGGCTCCGTCATCGTCCTGACCGGCGCGTCCAGCGGTATCGGCCATGGCACCGCCCTGGCCTACGCCCGGGAAGGCGCCACCCTGGTGCTTGCCGCCCGCGACACGCCGGCGCTGCAGGCCGTCGCGGCCGCATGCCGCCATGCCGGGGTGCCGGCGCTGGCGGTGCCTACCGACGTCACCGACCCGGAGCAGGTACGGTCTCTCGCCGACACCGCGATCCGCGAGTTCGGCCACATCGACGTGTGGATCAACAATGTCGGCACGGGCGCGGTGGGCCGCTTCGACCAGGTGCCCGTGCAGGCGCACCGGCGCGTCATCGAGGCCAATCTGCTGGGACACCTTTACGGCTGCCATGCCGTGCTGCCGCATTTCCGGCAACGGCGGCGCGGCGTGCTGATCAATATGATCTCCATAGGCGGGTGGACCGCCACGCCCTACGCCGCCTCCTATGCCGCCAGCAAGTTCGCCCTGCGCGGCTTTACCGAATCGCTGCGTGCCGAGCTCGCCGATGTGCCGGACGTGGCGGTATGCGAGCTCTACCCCACCTTCGTCGACACGCCGGGCATGCGGCACGGGGCGAATTACTCGGGCAAGCATCTGCGGCCCGCTTCCCCCATGCTGGATCCGCGCGAGGTCGCGGCGGCGCTGGTGGCGCTGGCCCGGCGTCCCCGTCCCTCGACCATGCTGGGCAGTGTGGCGTGGCCGGCCCGCCTGGCGCACACCGTCGCCCCGGACCTGTCCGCCGGCATCACGCGGCGCGTCATGGATGGCGCGTTCAAGGCCGCCAAGCCCGCGCCCGTGGGGGACGGCAACCTGTTCGCGCCCTCCACCGGCCATGCCATCGACGGTGGCTTCCGCCGGGGCGTCCGCGGGCCGGGCAAACTGCTCAAGCTGGGCGCCCTGGCCGTGGCGGCGCTGGCGATGTGGCGCGCGCTCTAG
- a CDS encoding alpha/beta fold hydrolase produces MGSENLARRRMLKQSTVLLAACAAAQTVPARAWAAAGTDAVRDGPRMRTITSSASDAVRLAVVEAGNPAGPSIVFVHGFSQSHESWIRQLQDPGLLEKHHLVAYDLRGHGKSDKPLAPEAYRDPRKWADDLNSVVRETCRDRPCVVAWSYGGRVINDYLGVYGDAGLRAINYVAATSTGDRSTLGSAYGLLADMLSDDPATARRGTEAFLRACFERQPSATAMAGMVRYNDETPVAVRKLLGGRPADYDAVLRQVKVPVLVTHGEHDRISAVAMSRYTVGRIPQARLSLYPDAGHSTFYEDAARFNGELAAFMGAVHP; encoded by the coding sequence ATGGGATCGGAAAATCTGGCGCGCCGGCGCATGCTGAAGCAGTCCACGGTGCTGCTGGCCGCGTGCGCGGCGGCGCAAACAGTCCCCGCCCGCGCCTGGGCGGCGGCCGGCACGGACGCGGTGCGGGACGGCCCCAGGATGCGCACGATCACATCGTCGGCCAGCGACGCGGTGCGCCTGGCGGTGGTCGAGGCCGGCAATCCGGCGGGACCGTCCATCGTCTTCGTCCATGGCTTTTCGCAAAGCCACGAAAGCTGGATCAGGCAACTGCAGGACCCCGGTTTGCTGGAAAAGCACCACCTGGTCGCCTATGATTTGCGCGGCCACGGCAAGTCGGACAAGCCGCTGGCGCCGGAGGCCTATCGCGACCCGCGCAAGTGGGCGGATGACCTGAACTCGGTCGTGCGCGAGACCTGCCGTGACCGCCCCTGCGTGGTGGCCTGGTCGTACGGCGGCCGTGTCATCAACGACTATCTGGGCGTCTACGGCGATGCCGGGCTGCGTGCCATCAATTACGTCGCGGCCACGTCCACCGGCGACCGCAGTACGCTGGGCAGCGCCTACGGGCTGCTCGCGGACATGCTGTCCGACGATCCGGCCACGGCGCGACGAGGCACGGAAGCCTTCTTGCGTGCCTGCTTCGAGCGGCAGCCTTCGGCGACCGCCATGGCCGGGATGGTGCGCTACAACGACGAAACGCCGGTGGCCGTGCGCAAGCTGCTGGGCGGCCGGCCCGCCGACTACGATGCCGTCTTGCGGCAAGTGAAGGTGCCGGTGCTGGTCACGCACGGCGAGCACGACCGGATCTCCGCCGTCGCCATGAGCCGGTACACCGTCGGGAGGATTCCCCAGGCCAGGCTCTCGCTGTACCCGGACGCCGGCCATTCCACGTTTTACGAAGACGCGGCGCGCTTCAACGGCGAGTTGGCAGCATTCATGGGGGCGGTGCATCCCTGA
- a CDS encoding LysR family transcriptional regulator, producing MAFDGRLLGGIGVVSAVVEAGSFARAGEAIGLTQPAVSRAVARLEERVGIRIFHRTARAISLTDEGRRFYEAMAPLLAGIEDVVADANQAKARVRGRLRINVDGTFGHYVLAPRIGEFLDRFPELSVEVSVRDRMGDLVADGFDVAVRFGTPEPSSYRALLLLRTRVLTCASPQYIARRGEPRRPEDLAKDHQCLLIRDPSTGRPYGWEFHRGKQVVPLHAAGQLMVNDTGSLLGACLGGAGVAQLLELYAKDLVASGRLALLLPQWAEETFPLYAYRHNSSLVSAKVRAFLDFVRELAT from the coding sequence ATGGCATTCGACGGCAGGTTGCTAGGCGGCATAGGCGTGGTCTCGGCGGTGGTCGAGGCCGGCAGCTTCGCGCGTGCCGGCGAGGCCATCGGGCTGACGCAGCCGGCCGTCAGCCGTGCCGTCGCCCGGCTGGAGGAACGCGTCGGCATCCGCATCTTCCACCGCACGGCCCGGGCGATCTCGCTGACGGACGAAGGCCGGCGCTTCTACGAAGCGATGGCCCCTTTGCTTGCCGGCATCGAAGACGTCGTGGCGGATGCCAACCAGGCCAAGGCCCGGGTCAGGGGACGGTTGCGCATCAACGTCGACGGCACCTTCGGGCACTATGTGCTGGCGCCGCGCATCGGTGAATTCCTGGACCGTTTTCCCGAGCTTTCCGTGGAGGTCAGCGTGCGCGATCGCATGGGCGACCTCGTGGCCGACGGCTTCGACGTCGCGGTGCGTTTCGGCACGCCCGAGCCGTCTTCCTACCGGGCCCTGCTGCTGCTGCGGACGCGCGTCCTGACCTGCGCATCGCCGCAGTACATTGCGCGTCGTGGCGAACCCAGGCGGCCGGAGGACCTGGCAAAGGACCATCAATGCCTGCTTATCCGGGATCCGTCCACGGGACGTCCCTACGGCTGGGAATTCCATCGCGGCAAGCAGGTCGTGCCGCTGCATGCGGCGGGCCAGCTCATGGTCAACGATACGGGTTCCTTGCTGGGCGCCTGCCTGGGTGGCGCGGGCGTCGCGCAATTGCTGGAGCTTTATGCCAAGGACCTGGTCGCCAGCGGCAGGCTGGCGCTTCTGCTGCCCCAGTGGGCGGAGGAGACCTTTCCCCTGTATGCCTATCGCCACAACTCCAGCCTGGTGTCGGCCAAGGTACGCGCATTCCTGGATTTCGTCCGGGAACTGGCCACCTGA
- a CDS encoding SDR family oxidoreductase produces the protein MNQEKVAIITGSSRGIGAETALRLAREGFKVVVNYAGQAGAAQEVVDGIVANGGQAIAVQADVADPAAVAALFDAARKAYGGVDVVVNCAGVLKLSPLAGFDDQAFDQSMAINVKGTFNVCREAARQVRDGGRIINFSTSVIGVRLPGYAVYVATKAAVEAMTQVLAQEMRGRGISVNAVAPGPVATELFLHGKSPEVIDRMAKMNPLERLGQPEDIASVVAFLAGPDGAWINGQVLRANGGMC, from the coding sequence ATGAACCAGGAAAAGGTAGCAATCATCACCGGCTCGTCGCGCGGCATCGGCGCCGAGACCGCACTACGCCTGGCCCGCGAGGGCTTCAAGGTCGTCGTCAATTACGCCGGCCAGGCAGGAGCCGCGCAGGAGGTGGTGGACGGCATCGTCGCGAACGGTGGCCAAGCCATCGCCGTGCAGGCCGACGTCGCCGACCCGGCGGCCGTGGCCGCCCTCTTCGACGCCGCGCGCAAGGCCTACGGCGGCGTCGACGTCGTGGTCAATTGCGCCGGCGTCCTCAAGCTGTCCCCTCTGGCCGGCTTCGACGACCAGGCTTTCGACCAGAGCATGGCCATCAATGTCAAAGGCACGTTCAACGTGTGCCGCGAGGCCGCTCGCCAGGTGCGCGACGGCGGACGCATCATCAATTTCTCCACCAGCGTGATTGGCGTGCGCTTGCCGGGATACGCGGTTTACGTCGCCACCAAGGCAGCGGTGGAGGCAATGACGCAGGTGCTGGCGCAGGAGATGCGCGGCCGCGGTATCAGCGTCAACGCCGTCGCGCCGGGACCGGTGGCCACCGAGCTGTTCCTGCACGGCAAAAGTCCCGAAGTGATCGACCGCATGGCCAAGATGAACCCGCTGGAGCGACTCGGCCAGCCGGAAGACATCGCCAGCGTGGTGGCCTTCCTGGCCGGCCCGGACGGCGCATGGATCAACGGCCAGGTGCTGCGGGCCAACGGCGGCATGTGCTGA
- a CDS encoding SDR family oxidoreductase, producing MKEVILITGASSGFGLLSAKALARAGHTVYASMRETTGRNAPRVAEIAAYSKAHGLDLRTADIDVTDDASVQAGVEKVIADNGRLDVIVHNAGHMVFGPAEAFTPQQYAQLYDVNVLSTQRLNRAALPHMRRQGRGLLLWVSSSSARGGTPPFLAPYFAAKAAMDSLAVSYASEVARWGIETSIVVPGAFTKGTNHFAHSGTPADRAVQQAYEQGPYAGVADQALQGLAALQPADADAAAVAEAIADIVDAPFGKRPYRVYVDPAQDGAEEVFRVGDRVRREMFHKIGLADLLAPRTGA from the coding sequence ATGAAAGAAGTCATTCTTATCACCGGCGCATCGAGCGGCTTCGGCCTGCTCTCCGCCAAGGCGCTGGCCCGGGCCGGCCACACGGTCTATGCATCCATGCGCGAGACCACCGGCCGGAATGCGCCCCGCGTGGCCGAGATCGCGGCCTATTCCAAGGCGCATGGACTCGACCTGCGCACGGCCGACATCGATGTCACCGACGATGCGTCCGTACAAGCCGGCGTGGAAAAGGTCATCGCCGACAACGGCCGCCTGGACGTCATCGTCCACAATGCAGGGCACATGGTGTTCGGCCCCGCCGAAGCCTTCACCCCGCAACAGTATGCCCAGCTCTATGACGTCAATGTGCTATCCACCCAGCGCCTGAACCGGGCGGCGCTGCCGCATATGCGCCGCCAGGGCCGCGGGCTGCTGCTGTGGGTTTCCTCTTCATCGGCACGCGGCGGCACGCCGCCCTTCCTGGCGCCCTACTTCGCCGCCAAGGCCGCGATGGACTCGCTGGCCGTCTCGTACGCCAGTGAAGTCGCGCGCTGGGGCATCGAGACATCCATCGTCGTTCCCGGCGCCTTCACCAAGGGAACCAACCATTTCGCGCATTCCGGTACGCCCGCGGACCGGGCGGTGCAACAGGCCTATGAACAAGGGCCCTATGCCGGCGTCGCCGACCAGGCCTTGCAAGGTCTGGCGGCGCTGCAGCCCGCCGACGCCGATGCCGCGGCCGTGGCCGAGGCCATCGCCGACATCGTCGACGCGCCGTTCGGCAAGCGCCCCTACCGCGTATACGTGGACCCCGCGCAGGACGGCGCCGAGGAGGTCTTCCGTGTGGGGGACCGCGTGCGCCGCGAGATGTTCCACAAGATCGGCCTGGCCGACCTGCTTGCCCCGCGGACCGGCGCGTGA
- a CDS encoding Bug family tripartite tricarboxylate transporter substrate binding protein encodes MKKRDFLSCSLGALALALAPVPGLAQGQAFPPFKTATIVVGFAAGGASDAAARIIAKKLSDDLGISVVVENKPGAGGNIAHQYTAHQAPTDGSTILLGSVGPLAIAPHFMALQYDPVKDLAPITMGVNFPNVLVIHSGLPIKTFAEFMAYAKANPGKIDFASTGHGSASHMAGELLIDMAKVDIVHIPYKGGAPAFQDLMGGRVAAYFSTLATAQPGIDAGKLVPLATTGLKRMAALPDLPTIAETYPGYNATNWYAFVASSKVPAPILDAWNAALVKVLKSPDVVAALEKHGLPPAPGTRQELADEIARESAMWGRVIRDRNIKPS; translated from the coding sequence ATGAAAAAACGCGACTTCCTGTCGTGCAGCCTGGGCGCGCTCGCGCTAGCCCTGGCTCCCGTTCCCGGCCTGGCGCAGGGCCAGGCTTTCCCGCCCTTCAAGACCGCCACCATCGTCGTGGGCTTCGCCGCGGGCGGCGCGTCGGATGCCGCCGCGCGCATCATCGCCAAGAAGCTTTCCGATGACCTGGGCATCAGCGTCGTCGTGGAGAACAAGCCTGGCGCGGGCGGGAATATCGCGCATCAGTACACAGCCCACCAGGCGCCGACCGATGGCAGCACGATACTGCTCGGCTCGGTGGGCCCCTTGGCCATCGCACCGCACTTCATGGCCTTGCAATACGACCCGGTCAAGGACCTGGCGCCCATCACCATGGGCGTGAACTTCCCGAATGTCCTGGTCATCCACAGCGGGCTGCCCATCAAGACATTCGCCGAGTTCATGGCATACGCCAAGGCCAATCCTGGCAAGATCGACTTCGCGTCGACCGGGCACGGGTCGGCGTCGCACATGGCGGGCGAGCTGTTGATCGACATGGCCAAGGTGGACATCGTTCATATCCCCTACAAGGGCGGCGCGCCGGCCTTCCAGGACCTGATGGGCGGCCGCGTGGCTGCCTATTTTTCCACGCTGGCCACCGCCCAGCCGGGCATCGATGCCGGCAAGCTCGTACCGCTGGCGACCACCGGCCTGAAACGCATGGCGGCCTTGCCCGACCTGCCTACGATCGCCGAGACCTATCCCGGCTACAACGCCACCAACTGGTACGCCTTCGTGGCTTCGTCCAAGGTTCCCGCGCCCATCCTGGACGCCTGGAACGCCGCGCTGGTGAAGGTACTGAAGTCGCCCGACGTCGTTGCGGCACTGGAAAAGCACGGCCTGCCGCCGGCGCCGGGTACGCGGCAGGAGCTGGCGGACGAGATCGCCCGCGAATCAGCCATGTGGGGCCGCGTCATCCGCGATCGGAATATCAAGCCGAGTTGA
- a CDS encoding O-methyltransferase, producing the protein MSTLTTAPLAPLLDRLFKETADGSPWELPAFAGLSEDAMQRLMHSKTGYMDFYGNLKDFGLPVSRQTGLLLYMLARATRARSIVEFGTSFGISTLHLAAALRDNGGGRLITSEFEPSKVARARDNLAAGGLDELVEIRVGDALKTLSVDLPASIDLLLLDGAKALYGDILAMLESRLRPGALIVADNADYSPDYLAHVRSVAHGYLSVPFGDDVELSMRLG; encoded by the coding sequence CAAGGAAACGGCGGACGGCTCCCCCTGGGAGCTTCCCGCATTCGCCGGGCTATCCGAAGACGCGATGCAGCGGCTGATGCATAGCAAGACCGGCTATATGGACTTCTATGGGAACCTGAAGGATTTCGGGCTTCCTGTCTCGCGCCAGACGGGCTTGCTGCTTTATATGCTGGCGCGCGCCACGCGGGCGCGCAGCATCGTCGAGTTCGGAACCTCCTTCGGTATCTCGACCCTGCATCTGGCCGCGGCCCTGCGCGACAACGGCGGCGGCAGGCTGATCACCAGCGAGTTCGAGCCGTCCAAGGTGGCGCGGGCACGCGACAATCTTGCCGCGGGCGGGCTGGACGAACTCGTGGAAATCCGTGTCGGCGATGCCTTGAAGACCCTGAGCGTCGATCTGCCTGCGTCCATCGACCTGCTGCTGCTGGACGGCGCCAAGGCCCTGTACGGCGACATCCTGGCAATGCTCGAAAGCCGGCTTCGGCCGGGTGCGCTGATCGTGGCGGACAACGCCGACTACAGCCCCGACTACCTGGCTCACGTGCGTTCGGTCGCCCATGGCTATCTGTCCGTGCCGTTCGGCGACGACGTGGAGCTTTCCATGCGGCTGGGTTGA